AGGTGATGCACATGGAGAAGCACGGGCACTAATCGCCCGACGCCGACCGCCGACTTCCCAATAGAGTTAGCCGCACAACACGCCTCCCAATGTCCGACGACGCCAACAACACGACGCCCCCCGAGCCGAAGCTGCTCGGCGTGCTGGCCCAGTTCCCTGACGCGGACGAGCTGGTGACCGCCGCCCGCAAGACCACCGATCAGGGCTACCGCAAGGTGGAGGGGTTCAGCCCGTTCCCGATCCACGGCATCGACGACGCGCTCCGCGCACCCAAGACCATTCTGCCGTGGATGGTCTTCTGCGGCGGCCTGACCGGCTGCCTGGTCGCGTTGGCCATCCAGTACTACATGAACGGCGTCGAGTTCCCGTTCATCTACAGCGGCTACCAGTTCCCGATCAGCGCCAAGCCGATCTTCAGCCTGCCGGCGAACATCCCGGTCACCTTCGAGCTGATAATCCTGTTCAGCTCGTTGACAGCGTTCTTTGGCATGTTTGGGCTCAATGGCCTGCCGAAGCTGCACAACCCGCTGTTCAAGAGCGAGCGCTTCAGCCGCGTCACAAACGACGGCTTCTTCCTGTGGATCGACGCCGCTGACCAACAGTTCGATGAGGCGATTGTCGGCGACTGGCTCAACTCGGTGGGCGCCACGCACGTCGAGACGATCCACGAAGAGGTCGAGGGCCGTCAGGTACCGGCGTTCCTGCTCGCGATCGGCGCCGTTGGCGCCGCGGTGGCCCTGGTGCCGCCGCTGTGGGTGGCCGCCGCCGCCGGCACCTCCACCAGCCCGCGGCTTTCGCTCTGGTGGGACATGGACTACCAGGCGAAGCTCAAGACCCAGACCGCAACCGACCTGTTCGCCGATGGCCGCGCGATGCGGAAGGCGCCGGTTGGGACCATTGCGTGGGGTTCGATCGAGGCGAAGCAGGACCAGCGGTACTACGAGGGCATCGAGCCCGACGGGGTGGCGTCCGCCGCCGTGCCGGCCCACTTCGTGAGCGCTCAGGTCGAAGGCGACGCGGCGGCCGCGGGGCAGCCCGCCGAGGTCCCACCCGAGCCGAATTGGACCAAGGACTTCCCGCTGGAGGTCACGCAGGAACTGATGGAGCGTGGTCAGCAGCGGTTCAACATCTACTGCGCCACATGCCACGGTCAGGCTGGCTACGGCGAGGGCCTAGTTACCCAGCGGGCGATGAGCCTGAATCAGGGAACGTGGACCAGGCCGCTAAGCCTGCACGACGAGGCGGTGCGCGAGCAGCCGGTCGGGCGCATCTACAACACCATCACCAACGGCATCCGCAAGATGCCGGGCTACCGACTGCAGATCAACGCCGAGGACCGCTGGGCGATCGTGCTCTACGTCCGGGCGTTGCAGAAGAGCCAGCACGCCTCGCTCGACGAGATCCCCGAAGAGGACCGCCCCGTGCGGTAGCGCCCCGGCGCACCGCGA
This genomic interval from Posidoniimonas corsicana contains the following:
- a CDS encoding quinol:electron acceptor oxidoreductase subunit ActD encodes the protein MSDDANNTTPPEPKLLGVLAQFPDADELVTAARKTTDQGYRKVEGFSPFPIHGIDDALRAPKTILPWMVFCGGLTGCLVALAIQYYMNGVEFPFIYSGYQFPISAKPIFSLPANIPVTFELIILFSSLTAFFGMFGLNGLPKLHNPLFKSERFSRVTNDGFFLWIDAADQQFDEAIVGDWLNSVGATHVETIHEEVEGRQVPAFLLAIGAVGAAVALVPPLWVAAAAGTSTSPRLSLWWDMDYQAKLKTQTATDLFADGRAMRKAPVGTIAWGSIEAKQDQRYYEGIEPDGVASAAVPAHFVSAQVEGDAAAAGQPAEVPPEPNWTKDFPLEVTQELMERGQQRFNIYCATCHGQAGYGEGLVTQRAMSLNQGTWTRPLSLHDEAVREQPVGRIYNTITNGIRKMPGYRLQINAEDRWAIVLYVRALQKSQHASLDEIPEEDRPVR